The Gemmatimonadales bacterium genomic interval CTCCAACGGGGGAACCCCGACGATGTCCTCGGCCGACTACGTCCAGCTCTACGCGGGCAACTATGTCGCCGTGTACCGCGCTCGTGCCGCGGTGGGCCTGGCAGGGATCGGTGGTGGCCGCGCGGGGGCCGCGCTGGATTCGGCGATCGCGGGCCAGGTGCGTCCCCCATCAGAGCCACTGCGGCCGGACGTGCAGAGGGCCGCGGAAGCTGCAAAGGACACGCTCTATCAGTGACGCGCCAGGTTTTGCCGGGCTCACCCTCGGGCGGGCCGGAGCAGCTGTGCCATTGCCCCCGCACTCCCCGGCCGCTCGGCCGGCTCCTTGGCCAGTGCGGCGAAGACCGCGTGCTCCACATGGTCCGGCAGCCCCGGCCGCAGCGCCCTCATCGACCTTGGCCGATCCGCCAGATGTCTCGCGATCACCGCCTGCGCGGTCGCCCCGGTAAACGGCAGCTCCCCGGTCAGCATCTCATACACGACGCATCCCAGCGCGTAGATGTCGCACGCCGGGCTCAGGTCCTCCTCCGCCATCCCCTGCTCCGGACTCATGTAGGCCGGCGTCCCGATCACCAGGCCGCTGGAGGAGAGCGGTTCCATTGCTGCCCGGTTGATGGCGCGGGCCAGCCCGAAGTCACACACCAGCGCCCGGTCACCATCGAGGAGCACGTTCTCCGGCTTGATGTCCCGGTGGAGAACGTTCTGCCCGTGCGCGTAGTCGAGGGCCTCCGCGATGTCCGCCGAGATAGAGAGCACCGCCGCCATGGGCAACCGGCCTTCCCGGTCCAGTCGTGCCCGAAGAGTCTCCCCTGGCGCGTAGGGCATGACGAGATATAGCAGCGCCCCCGCTTCGTCCGATTCGAGCACGGGCACGATCCGCTCATGCCGCAGGCGGCTCAGGATCTCGATCTCGCGGTGGAATCGCTCGGGTCCCAGCGCCATGGCGAACTGGGGGTGCAGAACCTTGACCGCGACCGGTCGGTCGTCATCGGCTCTGACCGCCAGAAAGACCGTGGCCATTCCCCCGCGGCCGAGCTCCCGCTCGACCCGGTAGCGCCCCGCGAGGGCCGCGCCGAGCGTGATCGAGACGTTCTTCATGTGAGCGATAACCTATGGCTTGGCCGCGCCTCGGCAATGGAGGGACTCCGCTTGCCCCCTCCCCCCCGCCCGACTACAATCCCCTCCCGACCAGACCACCCGGCCTCCTCATCGACGGGTCTATGAGCCCCACCCGCCACTTCCTCTCGATCCCCGACTTCACCTGCCCCGAGCTCATCGCCCTGTTCGACCTCGCCGAGCGGATGAAACGCGGGGAGTACACCGAGCGACCGCTGGTCGGCAAGACGCTGGGCATGATCTTCGCCAAGAGCTCCACCCGCACCCGGGTCTCCTTCGAGG includes:
- a CDS encoding serine/threonine-protein kinase yields the protein MKNVSITLGAALAGRYRVERELGRGGMATVFLAVRADDDRPVAVKVLHPQFAMALGPERFHREIEILSRLRHERIVPVLESDEAGALLYLVMPYAPGETLRARLDREGRLPMAAVLSISADIAEALDYAHGQNVLHRDIKPENVLLDGDRALVCDFGLARAINRAAMEPLSSSGLVIGTPAYMSPEQGMAEEDLSPACDIYALGCVVYEMLTGELPFTGATAQAVIARHLADRPRSMRALRPGLPDHVEHAVFAALAKEPAERPGSAGAMAQLLRPARG